A stretch of the Malus domestica chromosome 08, GDT2T_hap1 genome encodes the following:
- the LOC103440507 gene encoding glucose-6-phosphate isomerase, cytosolic, translated as MASSVLISDTQPWKDLKAHVEDINKTHLRDLLNDVKRSPAMMVEFDGLLLDYSRQCATVETLQKLLKLAEAASLKEKINRMFAGERINSTENRAVLHVALRAARDAVIQCDGKNVVPDVWEVLDKIQKFSESIRSGSWVGATGKALKDVIAVGIGGSFLGPLFVHTALQTDPEAMGAAKGRQLHFLANVDPIDVARNIAGFNPETTLVVVVSKTFTTAETMLNARTLREWISSSLGPAAVAKHMVAVSTNLTLVEKFGIDPKNAFAFWDWVGGRYSVCSAVGVLPLSLQYGFSVVEKFLKGASSIDQHFYSTPFEKNIPVLLGLLSIWNVSFLGYPARAILPYSQALEKLAPHIQQVSMESNGKGVSIDGVILPFETGEIDFGEPGTNGQHSFYQLIHQGRVIPCDFIGVMKSQQPVYLKGEVVSNHDELMSNFFAQPDALAYGKHPEQLKKENVPEPLITHKTFSGNRPSLSLLLPSLNAYNIGQLLAIYEHRIAVEGFVWGINSFDQWGVELGKSLASQVRKQLNASRTKGQPIEGFNYSTTTLLTKYLEATKDIPADLPTLLPQI; from the exons ATGGCTTCGTCTGTTCTGATCTCTGATACTCAGCCGTGGAAGGATTTGAAG GCTCACGTTGAGGACATAAACAAGACCCATCTGCGCGATTTGCTGAATGATGTCAAGCGGTCGCCGGCAATGATGGT TGAGTTTGATGGTCTCCTGTTGGACTACTCAAGGCAATGTGCCACAGTTGAAACCTTGCAGAAGCTCCTCAAGTTAGCGGAG GCTGCATCCCTAAAAGAAAAGATTAATCGAATGTTTGCTGGAGAGCGT ATAAACAGCACAGAAAATCGGGCAGTGCTTCATGTAGCTCTTCGTGCTGCAAGAGATGCAGTTATACAGTGTGATGGGAAAAATGTGGTCCCAGATGTTTGGGAAGTTCTGGACAAGATCCAAAAGTTCTCTGAGAGTATTAGAAGTGGATCTTGG GTTGGAGCCACAGGAAAAGCACTGAAGGATGTCATTGCTGTTGGTATTGGTGGCAGCTTCTTAGGTCCTCTATTTGTGCACACAGCTCTTCAAACAG ATCCAGAGGCTATGGGAGCAGCAAAGGGAAGGCAGCTGCATTT TCTTGCAAATGTTGATCCTATTGATGTTGCCAGAAATATTGCAGGGTTCAACCCAGAAACTACCCTTG TCGTGGTAGTTTCAAAGACTTTTACAACAGCTGAAACTATGTTGAATGCTCGAACCCTTAGGGAATGGATATCATCTTCTCTCGG GCCTGCTGCAGTTGCAAAGCATATGGTAGCAGTCAGCACTAATCTTACG CTTGTAGAGAAGTTTGGAATTGACCCAAAAAATGCTTTTGCATTTTGGGACTGGGTTGGTGGCCGATATAGTG TTTGTAGTGCTGTTGGAGTGTTGCCTTTATCTCTTCAGTATGGGTTCTCAGTTGTTGAAAA GTTCTTAAAGGGAGCTTCTAGCATTGACCAACACTTCTACTCAACACCATTTGAGAAAAATATACCT GTTCTTTTAGGTCTGTTGAGCATTTGGAATGTTTCATTTCTTGGATATCCTGCAAGA GCTATATTACCGTACTCCCAAGCACTGGAGAAGCTTGCTCCACACATTCAACAG gTTAGCATGGAAAGTAACGGCAAGGGTGTATCAATTGATGGTGTAATTCTTCCCTTTGAGACTGGTGAAATTGACTTTGGTGAACCCGGAACAAACGGTCAGCACAGCTTTTACCAACTAATTCACCAG GGCCGTGTCATTCCTTGTGACTTTATTGGTGTTATGAAGAGTCAGCAACCTGTTTACCTGAAAG GTGAAGTGGTGAGTAACCACGATGAGCTCATGTCTAACTTTTTTGCACAACCTGATGCCCTGGCTTATGGAAAG CACCCAGAACAGCTGAAGAAAGAGAATGTTCCAGAGCCTCTTATCACTCATAAG ACCTTCTCTGGAAATCGGCCTTCTCTCAGCCTTCTGCTTCCATCACTAAATGCTTACAATATTGGACAG TTGTTAGCAATCTACGAACACAGAATTGCAGTTGAAGGTTTTGTATGGGGAATCAATTCTTTTGACCAGTGGGGAGTAGAATTGGGAAAG TCATTGGCCAGTCAAGTTAGAAAGCAACTCAATGCATCTCGTACAAAAGGGCAACCTATTGAGGGCTTCAATTACAGTACCACAACATTGTTAACAAAATACTTGGAG GCAACTAAAGACATCCCTGCTGACCTTCCGACACTTCTGCCACAGATATAG
- the LOC103440509 gene encoding glucan endo-1,3-beta-D-glucosidase-like isoform X1: MAITFLHAVSLFVLSVNLANCQSFIGVNYGQVADNLPPPSSTAKLLQSTSIQKVRLYGSDPAIIKALANTGVGIVIGAANGDIPGLASDPSFAKSWVGANVSPFYPASNIILITVGNEVLTSGDQGLISQLVPAIQNVQNALNSASLGGKIKVSTVHSMAVLKQSEPPSSGSFDPGFGDVMKGLLGFNNATGSPFSINPYPYFAYRGDPRPETLAFCLFQPNEGRLDTNTNIKYMNMFDAQVDAIRSALDSMGFKGVEIVVAETGWPYKGDDNEVGPSVENAKAYNGNLIAHLRSMLGTPLMPGKSVDTYLFALYDENLKPGPGSERAFGLFKPDLTMAYDVGLSKSSQTPTTPITPTTPSASPMPSAVPKTPVNPSGPNPKKESYCVPKAGVSDSQLQANIDYVCGSGFDCTPIQPGGSCFEPNNVKSHAAYAMNLLYQTTGGDTQNCDFSQTATLSSNNPSKFVTLIFFLLFIH, encoded by the exons ATGGCGATTACATTCCTTCATGCAGTATCACTCTTCGTTTTATCTGTTAACCTCGCAA ATTGCCAATCATTTATCGGCGTAAACTACGGCCAAGTCGCCGACAACCTCCCGCCACCGTCATCCACCGCGAAGCTGCTCCAGTCCACCTCAATACAAAAGGTTCGGCTTTACGGTTCCGACCCGGCCATAATCAAAGCCCTGGCGAACACCGGCGTCGGAATCGTCATCGGAGCGGCGAACGGCGACATCCCGGGTCTCGCATCCGACCCGAGTTTCGCCAAGAGCTGGGTCGGCGCCAACGTGTCCCCGTTCTACCCGGCGAGCAACATTATCCTCATCACCGTCGGCAACGAGGTGTTGACATCCGGCGACCAGGGCCTTATTTCTCAGCTGGTCCCGGCGATTCAGAATGTCCAAAACGCCCTCAATTCCGCGTCTCTTGGAGGGAAAATCAAGGTCTCCACCGTACATTCCATGGCGGTGCTCAAGCAATCCGAACCGCCGTCCTCGGGAAGCTTCGACCCCGGTTTCGGCGACGTCATGAAGGGGTTGCTTGGGTTTAACAACGCCACCGGTTCGCCTTTCTCAATCAACCCGTACCCTTATTTCGCCTACCGGGGCGACCCGAGACCCGAGACACTTGCTTTTTGCCTATTCCAACCGAATGAGGGGCGGCTCGACACCAACACAAATATTAAGTACATGAACATGTTCGATGCTCAG GTGGATGCAATAAGATCGGCATTGGACTCCATGGGCTTCAAGGGGGTGGAAATTGTGGTGGCGGAGACCGGATGGCCGTACAAAGGAGACGACAATGAGGTTGGTCCGAGTGTCGAGAACGCAAAAGCTTATAACGGAAACCTGATTGCGCACCTTCGATCGATGCTCGGGACGCCATTGATGCCGGGGAAGTCTGTGGACACTTACCTCTTCGCACTCTATGATGAGAACTTGAAGCCTGGCCCTGGGTCTGAGAGAGCATTTGGTCTCTTCAAGCCTGACCTCACCATGGCTTATGATGTTGGCCTCTCTAAGAGCAGCCAG ACCCCTACCACACCCATCACACCCACCACGCCGTCCGCGTCACCTATGCCTTCAGCAGTACCCAAAACGCCGGTTAACCCATCGGggccaaatccaaagaaagaatcATATTGTGTACCCAAGGCCGGCGTATCGGACTCTCAGTTGCAGGCAAATATAGATTATGTTTGTGGAAGTGGTTTTGATTGCACTCCAATTCAACCTGGAGGGTCTTGTTTTGAACCAAACAACGTAAAATCCCATGCTGCATATGCTATGAATCTCCTCTATCAAACCACCGGCGGGGATACTCAAAACTGCGATTTTTCGCAAACCGCCACACTCTCATCCAACAACCCTAGTAAGTTTGTAACCTtgatattttttcttcttttcattcattaa
- the LOC103440509 gene encoding glucan endo-1,3-beta-D-glucosidase-like isoform X2, with protein MAITFLHAVSLFVLSVNLANCQSFIGVNYGQVADNLPPPSSTAKLLQSTSIQKVRLYGSDPAIIKALANTGVGIVIGAANGDIPGLASDPSFAKSWVGANVSPFYPASNIILITVGNEVLTSGDQGLISQLVPAIQNVQNALNSASLGGKIKVSTVHSMAVLKQSEPPSSGSFDPGFGDVMKGLLGFNNATGSPFSINPYPYFAYRGDPRPETLAFCLFQPNEGRLDTNTNIKYMNMFDAQVDAIRSALDSMGFKGVEIVVAETGWPYKGDDNEVGPSVENAKAYNGNLIAHLRSMLGTPLMPGKSVDTYLFALYDENLKPGPGSERAFGLFKPDLTMAYDVGLSKSSQTPTTPITPTTPSASPMPSAVPKTPVNPSGPNPKKESYCVPKAGVSDSQLQANIDYVCGSGFDCTPIQPGGSCFEPNNVKSHAAYAMNLLYQTTGGDTQNCDFSQTATLSSNNPSYDSCNYPGGST; from the exons ATGGCGATTACATTCCTTCATGCAGTATCACTCTTCGTTTTATCTGTTAACCTCGCAA ATTGCCAATCATTTATCGGCGTAAACTACGGCCAAGTCGCCGACAACCTCCCGCCACCGTCATCCACCGCGAAGCTGCTCCAGTCCACCTCAATACAAAAGGTTCGGCTTTACGGTTCCGACCCGGCCATAATCAAAGCCCTGGCGAACACCGGCGTCGGAATCGTCATCGGAGCGGCGAACGGCGACATCCCGGGTCTCGCATCCGACCCGAGTTTCGCCAAGAGCTGGGTCGGCGCCAACGTGTCCCCGTTCTACCCGGCGAGCAACATTATCCTCATCACCGTCGGCAACGAGGTGTTGACATCCGGCGACCAGGGCCTTATTTCTCAGCTGGTCCCGGCGATTCAGAATGTCCAAAACGCCCTCAATTCCGCGTCTCTTGGAGGGAAAATCAAGGTCTCCACCGTACATTCCATGGCGGTGCTCAAGCAATCCGAACCGCCGTCCTCGGGAAGCTTCGACCCCGGTTTCGGCGACGTCATGAAGGGGTTGCTTGGGTTTAACAACGCCACCGGTTCGCCTTTCTCAATCAACCCGTACCCTTATTTCGCCTACCGGGGCGACCCGAGACCCGAGACACTTGCTTTTTGCCTATTCCAACCGAATGAGGGGCGGCTCGACACCAACACAAATATTAAGTACATGAACATGTTCGATGCTCAG GTGGATGCAATAAGATCGGCATTGGACTCCATGGGCTTCAAGGGGGTGGAAATTGTGGTGGCGGAGACCGGATGGCCGTACAAAGGAGACGACAATGAGGTTGGTCCGAGTGTCGAGAACGCAAAAGCTTATAACGGAAACCTGATTGCGCACCTTCGATCGATGCTCGGGACGCCATTGATGCCGGGGAAGTCTGTGGACACTTACCTCTTCGCACTCTATGATGAGAACTTGAAGCCTGGCCCTGGGTCTGAGAGAGCATTTGGTCTCTTCAAGCCTGACCTCACCATGGCTTATGATGTTGGCCTCTCTAAGAGCAGCCAG ACCCCTACCACACCCATCACACCCACCACGCCGTCCGCGTCACCTATGCCTTCAGCAGTACCCAAAACGCCGGTTAACCCATCGGggccaaatccaaagaaagaatcATATTGTGTACCCAAGGCCGGCGTATCGGACTCTCAGTTGCAGGCAAATATAGATTATGTTTGTGGAAGTGGTTTTGATTGCACTCCAATTCAACCTGGAGGGTCTTGTTTTGAACCAAACAACGTAAAATCCCATGCTGCATATGCTATGAATCTCCTCTATCAAACCACCGGCGGGGATACTCAAAACTGCGATTTTTCGCAAACCGCCACACTCTCATCCAACAACCCTA GCTATGATAGCTGCAACTACCCAGGTGGGAGTACCTAA
- the LOC103440508 gene encoding protein LIKE COV 3-like yields the protein MATRERERERDLELLIPVAAVSETGGDSKSSSPANSPPPTTSHSHHQTGREAFSKVIQSWASKKFMTGCVILLPIAITFYVTWAFIKFVDGFFSPIYNHLGINIFGLGFATSLTFIFLVGIFMQSWLGTSVLTLWEWFIKKMPLISYIYAASKQISIAISPDQSSKAFKEVAIIKHPRIGEYALGFITSTVVLSQRNVGEELCCVYIPTNHLYLGDIFLISPKDILRPNLSVREGIEIVISGGLSIPQLLTTVDAQVLTPRRVPHFEEPKV from the exons ATGGCgaccagagagagagaaagggaaagggatcTCGAGCTCCTCATCCCAGTTGCTGCCGTTTCCGAAACCGGAGGAGATTCCAAATCGTCCTCCCCAGCAAACTCCCCACCTCCCACCACCTCCCATTCCCATCATCAAACCGGCCGCGAG GCCTTTTCGAAAGTTATTCAGAGCTGGGCTTCCAAGAAGTTTATGACAGGATG tGTCATTCTTCTTCCAATAGCTATTACATTCTACGTCACATGGGCTTTCATTAAATTTGTTGATGGTTTCTTCTCCCCGATCTACAATCACCTTGGGATCAATATTTTCG GTCTTGGATTTGCTACctccctcaccttcatcttCTTAGTCGGCATTTTCATGCAATCATGGTTGGGAACTTCTGTTCTTACTCTTTGGGAGTGGTTTATTAAGAAAATGCCGCTCATAAGCTATATCTACGctgcatcaaaacaaattagCATAGCAATTTCACCAG ATCAGAGCTCGAAAGCCTTTAAGGAAGTGGCGATCATAAAGCATCCGAGAATTGGGGAGTATGCATTagggtttatcacttcaactgTTGTTCTTTCTCAAAGAAACGTAGGAGAAGAACTATGCTGTGTTTATATACCTACGAACCACCTTTATCTTGGGGATATTTTTCTGATCAGTCCCAAGGATATTCTGAGACCTAATCTGTCCGTTCGAGAGGGGATTG AAATTGTCATCTCCGGAGGTCTATCCATACCGCAACTTTTAACTACGGTGGATGCACAAGTCCTTACACCAAGAAGAGTTCCGCACTTTGAAGAGCCAAAAGTATGA